The window TCGGATTTTTCAATGGTTAGTCCTTGTCGGCGTGCTGCTATCCGTGGGTTGTGGGGTTTCCGTGAAGCCAGGGGAACGGGGGCTGAGATGGTACCCCTTATCTGAAGGTCTTATGAACGAGCCCCTTCAAAATGGATTTTACTGGCGAGCCTTCTGGAATGATATTTATGTTTATTCGGTTCAGTGGGGAAGCTTCACCGAGGAAGTGGATGCACTGAGTTCAGATGATTTGCAGGTGAATGTCAAAAGCGCGATTATCATCCGTCCCATACCGGAAGAAATTTATTTTTTGGCCCAAGAAGTCGGGCCTGATTGGTATCCCAAGGTTGTACGGCCTGAGTTCCTTTCCGCCGTTCGGAGTGTGGTTTCAGGGTATCCCATGGTGAGTGTCCCCGAAAAGAGCACGGAAATTGCCCATAAGGTTCAGGGAGTCCTGGAGGAAAAATTAAAGGGGCGTCACCTTGAGATTCGGAGTATCGCCCTTTCTGATATCGATTGGCCCAAAATGGTTTTGGAAGCGATTGAACGAAAACAGGCGAAGGAACAAGAGAAAGAACAAAAGGAATTTGAACTGATTATTGCGACCAGAGACGCTGAAATTGCCAGACGACGTGCCAAAGGCGAAGGAGATTCTCTGATGATCCGAGCCGAAGGTGAAGCAGAAAGCCTCAGAATTCGGGCCGAAGGACAGGCTAAAGCCCAGGAAAATATACTAAAAACCCTAACCCCCGAATATTTGCAATACAAATTGTATGATTCGCAAAATTCAAAATTCGTGATTCTTCCAACCAACATGCAGGTTCCCCTTCTTCTGAACACGGAATCGACGCAACTTCCTCAAAGAAATGCCGTCCCATGAATTCCTTCCACTGAGATGTGACGGTGAAATGTATTGTCTGTGTGCATTGGCTTTGCTTGGTGATTGTTAATCCTGGCCATAACTGAAGAGGTGAACCATCATGACCGATCAAAAACACACCGAAGGGAATCAGTGGGCGGTCATTTTGGCCGGGGGAGATGGACAACGAATGAAGCCATTTATTCAAAGTTGGTTGGGATATCCCAAGCCCAAGCAATATTGCGCCTTTGTCGGGGAGCGGTCAATGTTGCAACATACCTGGGATCGAGCTGATCGAGCCGGTCATTCGGAAAATCAAGTGACAATTATCGATAAATCGCATAACCAGGAAATTTTTCGGCAGATGGAGACTCATACGAAAGGGCGCATCGTTATTCAACCCAGAAACTGCGATACGGCCGCAGGGATTTTCCTGGCATTGGCCTATATTAATCATTGGGATCCTAAGGCTATTGTGACCATTTATCCCTCGGACCACTTTATCGCTCCTCAGGAACAATTTACGAAAATGATAAAGGAGACGGTTTCAGCCGTAACCAGGTTGAAAGAGCGGATCATCCTTCTGGGAGCGACGCCCAATTCTCCGGAAGGAGAGTATGGATGGATCTGTCCGGGTCACCCGTTGATAAGGAATGCAGGGTTTCCTGTCCGAACGGTGAAAGAATTTATTGAAAAACCGGATCAAAAAACGATTCAGACTTTAAGTCGGAACGGAGGAATTTGGAATACGATGATTGTTACAGCCTATGGAAGCCGACTGTGGAGCTTGGGGGAACTCTGGTGTCCGGATATGATGGAACTTTTTCATCAACTGAGAAAAGTGATTGGATTGCCTCAAGAATCCCTGACGTTAGAGAGGATTTATCAGGCCATGCCCCAGAGAAATTTTTCAAAAAATTTCCTGGAAAGGATTGTTTCACACCTGGCTACCATAGAATTACAAGGCGTTCTTTGGAGTGATTGGGGTCGGCCGGAGAGGATTATTGAGACATTAGGCTTTTTACGAAAAAAACCGGCTTTTCCTTTACCTCAAATGGCTTCATAGCCCTTCCATACGATCATCTATGGCAAAAGTTTTTTAAATTATTCGCGTAGATTTCTTCCTCCAATCTCGAAAATTTCAGTTTGGCATTCAGGTAATGCCTGCCTCAACAATCCATATTCTTTGTGGGATACCCCCCCTTCTTTTTATCCAACCTCGTTAGGATTCTCAAAACGGAATCTGGTTTCCAATTGGGAGGGTATCGATTGGACCGAATTTTTCCCTGGACATAAATTGGGTGGCTACCCTCCCACTAGGAATCTCTACGTTAACCATTTAGAAGACTGAAACAAAAAAGTATTGAAATCGTGAGGTAACCGTTGATTCCAATGAGACTCGTTTTGCTAATTTGGCACGTCAATCGGCAGAGGGTCGCCGGCGTGTTCATGAAATGCAGGACTCCCCTTCATGTGGAATAGAATTTTCAGGTAAAGGAATGGAGATTACTCCCACAGTATTTCTTCAAAAATTATCCTAGCCCAAAGTTAACTTTGATTGGAGAAACGATCGTCGCATCATCAAGGATACCGATCCAATTGTGACTGTGAAACCTAATAGACCTGCCGGTCGGCATTCTTAGATTCCCTCATGTTGTTCATTTTCCCAAGCTCTGGCGTAGTCGGGCAGGTGCTCATCAACTTCCCAAATGAGATCGGGTCCGGTAAAGACCGGACCGGTCAAACAGCCTGGTGCCTTTCAGATTCTTTCAAATACACCAGGCAGCTCAAGTATTCTCTATATCTTGTGCATGTCTTAATTCATGGTTTTGTAACCCTTTCATTTTCCGTGGATGTCCCTGTCATTCAAGCCCGAATACCCCTTTCCCCCTTTTGTCCTACCTTATTGTTTAATTCACCAACCCGAATTCATTTTTTTGCCGAGTGTGTGCTCTGTTTGGAACAGTCGGCTTGTCTATATTCCAATTTATAGAAATATGACCTTCCTATGTTTTGCAGAAAAACAGAACTCCTGAAAAGTTGAGGCAAAAATCCATGGCATTGAAATTTCGAGGTTTCGCGAGTGGTTCGCGATTGTTTTCGCGACACGGTTGTTTTTCCATAACAAGCAGAAACTTCAATTAACCTCTCATTTTCAATGAGTTAAGAAAAATAACGGGAGAATAATAGTTTGGACTAAAGATTGCTAATAATGTGGGAGGAAGAATGTGGTGACACTGGTGACCAGTGTTTGTTCAGTATTTGTTTGCATTGGGATGGTAAGAAAGGAGGTGTTAAGCAGGTCTGATTTGAAGTCCAATTACGGAAATCTTTATTAATTATGGCTATCCGTAATGAGTTTTTTAAAAAAAAGGAGGTCTTTTAATGTTTCTTTCTAGACGTCAATTCTTGAAAGTTTCTGCGGGGACTGTGGCGGCAGTCGCACTTGCCGATAAGGCACTGGCCTTAACGGCTTTACAGCCAGTCATTGAAGTTGGCAACCCTCTTGGTGAATATCCCGACCGTTCATGGGAACGGGTCTACCACGATCAATATCGTTATGACAGTTCGTTTACCTGGTGTTGTTCCCCCAACGATACCCATGCCTGCCGCATTCGGGCGTTTGTGCGGAACGGGGTCGTGATGCGGGTTGAGCAAAATTATGACCATCAAACATATGAAGATCTCTATGGCAACCGTGGGACGTTCGCACACAACCCCCGTATGTGTTTGAAGGGGTTTACGATGCATCGCCGGGTGTATGGTCCATACCGTTTAAAGGGGCCCTTGATGCGTCGAGGGTGGAAACAATGGATGGATGACGGGAGCCCTGAGTTTACTCCTGCCATTCAGACGAAATACAAGTTTAATGCGCGGTATTTGGACGACATGTTGCGGGTGTCCTGGGATACGGCGTTTACCTATTTAGCGAAAGCCATGATCATCATCGCCAACCGGTATAGCGGAGAATATGGGGCGCGCAAACTGCGTGAGCAAGGCTATCCCCCGGAGATGATTGAAATGATGAAAGGTTCTGGAGTCCGGTCATTTAAATTCCGGGCCGGCATGCCTGTTTTGGGGATCATTGGGAAAATGGGCATTACGCGGATGAATGGCGGCTGCGGGGCCTTATTGGATTCCTATGTCAGAAAAGTTGGGCCTGAAAATGCTCAAGGAGGGCGATACTGGAATAATTATACCTGGCACGGTGACCAGGATCCTTCCCAGCCCTGGTGGAATGGAACTCAAAATTGCGATGTCGATTTGAGTGATATGCGATTCTGTAAATTTAACACCAGTTGGGGGAAAAACTTCGTCGAGAATAAAATGCCGGAAGCCCACTGGAAGCTTGAGTCTATTGAGCGTGGTGCGCGAATTGCGGTCATTACCCCGGAATACAATCCGACGGCGTATCGAGCCGACTACTGGATTCCTATTCGTCCCGAGTCAGACGGTTCCTTCTTTTTAGGGGCGTGCAAAATGATCGTGGATGAGGGTTTGTTCGATGCGGATTTTGTACGGGCCAACACCGATATGCCTCTGCTGGTTCGTACCGATACCCTTCAGTATTTAGATCCGCGTGATGTCATTGCAGATTACCAGTTTCCTGATTTTTCCAAGACCTATTCGGGCAAAGTGCAGACCCTGACG of the Nitrospiraceae bacterium genome contains:
- a CDS encoding NTP transferase domain-containing protein — its product is MTDQKHTEGNQWAVILAGGDGQRMKPFIQSWLGYPKPKQYCAFVGERSMLQHTWDRADRAGHSENQVTIIDKSHNQEIFRQMETHTKGRIVIQPRNCDTAAGIFLALAYINHWDPKAIVTIYPSDHFIAPQEQFTKMIKETVSAVTRLKERIILLGATPNSPEGEYGWICPGHPLIRNAGFPVRTVKEFIEKPDQKTIQTLSRNGGIWNTMIVTAYGSRLWSLGELWCPDMMELFHQLRKVIGLPQESLTLERIYQAMPQRNFSKNFLERIVSHLATIELQGVLWSDWGRPERIIETLGFLRKKPAFPLPQMAS
- a CDS encoding prohibitin family protein, which encodes MKSLPRIFQWLVLVGVLLSVGCGVSVKPGERGLRWYPLSEGLMNEPLQNGFYWRAFWNDIYVYSVQWGSFTEEVDALSSDDLQVNVKSAIIIRPIPEEIYFLAQEVGPDWYPKVVRPEFLSAVRSVVSGYPMVSVPEKSTEIAHKVQGVLEEKLKGRHLEIRSIALSDIDWPKMVLEAIERKQAKEQEKEQKEFELIIATRDAEIARRRAKGEGDSLMIRAEGEAESLRIRAEGQAKAQENILKTLTPEYLQYKLYDSQNSKFVILPTNMQVPLLLNTESTQLPQRNAVP